The DNA region CGATCGTCTTCGTCACCCACGACTTCGACGAGGCGATCAAGCTGGGCGACCGGATCGCGGTGCTGCGGGAGCGCTCGCACATCGCCCAGTTCGACACCCCGGAGGCCATTCTCACCAACCCGACGGACGACTTCGTCTCCGGTTTCGTCGGCGCGGGTGCCGCGCTGAAGCGGCTCAACCTGACCCGGGTACGGGACGTGGGGATCGCCGACTTCCCGACGGTGACCGTCGACGACCCGCTCCAGTCGATCTTCAACACCCTGCGCGAGGGCCGCCACAACGAGCTCCTGATGCTCGACCGGCGCGGCCGCCCGTACAAGTGGCTGCGGCGCGGCGACCTGATGCGCGCCAAGGGCTCGCTGGCCCGCGCGGGCACCCTGGTGCACGACACGGTGACCCGGGACGCGACCCTGCACGACGCCCTGGAGGCGGTGCTCCTCGACAGCGGTGGGCGGGTCGCGGTGACCGGGCGGCGCGGCGAGTACATCGGCGTGGTCGACATGGAGACCCTGATGAACTCGGTCCACGAACTCCTGGAGGCCGACCGGCTGACCGCGATCGAGCACCAGCACGACCTGGAGGAGCATCGCGCCCATCTGACCGAGCAGGAGCTGGAGGGCGGGGCGTGAACGGCGGGAGTGGGGGCGGTGGGGGCGCGGGCACTGGGGGCGGCGGGGGCGGGGGCGGTACGGAGCCGGGGGGCGCGGAGGCCCTGGTGGAGGGCCCGGCCGGGGAGGAGCGCCCGGCCGAGGAGGAGCCGCCGCCTCCGCTGCCGGCCGCGCCGCCGCGCCGGATCACCTGGCGCAAACTCGTCTTCCTGCCCGCCTTCGTGGCGGTCGTGCTGCTCGCGACCTTCCTGTGGATCTCCAACGTCGATCTCGACTCCATCGCGCGCAACGCCCTCGCCGAGGGCGTCGTGTGGCTGCGACTGCGGCAGCACATCCAGCTGACCGCGATTTCCACCTTCTGGGTGCTGATCATCGCGATCCCGCTCGGCATCGCCCTGACCCGGCGCGGCCTCAGCCGGGCGGCGCCCGTCTTCACCACCATCGCCAACATCGGCCAGGCCACCCCGGCGATCGGCCTGCTCGCGCTCCTGGTGATCTGGCTCGGCGTCGGCGCGTCGACGGCGATCATCGGCATGGTCATCTACGCGGTGCTGCCGGTGCTCTCCAACACGGTGGCCGGCCTGAAGGCCATCGACCCGCAGCTGGTGGAGGCCTCCCGCGGCATCGGCATGTCGCCCTTCGGCACCCTCTCGAAGGTCGAACTCCCGCTCGCCGTCCCGCTGATCCTCGCGGGCGTGCGCACCGCCCTGGTCCTCAACGTGGGTACGGCGACACTCGCGACCTTCGGCGGGGGCGGCGGCCTCGGCGACCTGATCACCTCCGGCATCCAGACCCAGCGGATGCCGGTCCTGGTGCTGGGCTCCGTGCTGACCGTGTCGCTCGCGCTGATCGTGGACTGGCTGGCCTCGCTCGCCGAGCTGATGCTGACGCCGCGCGGTCTGGAGGCGTCGGCATGAGCGGACGACAGGGGCGCGGACGCGGGTGCGGACGTCCCCGGATGCTGCTGGCGGGCGGGCTCGCCGGGGTGCTCGCCCTGGCGGTCGGCGGCTGCGGGCTGAAGAGCGGTTCGCCGATGGTGGACGACGTCTCCCCCGGTTCGGTCGGGCAGGGCCGGCCGCTGGAGGGCGCCTCGCTGACGGTCACGTCCAAGAACTTCAGCGAGAACATCATCCTGGGCCAGATGATCGGCCTGGTCTTCAAGGCGGCGGGCGCCGAGGTCCTGGACCGCACGAACCTCGCCGGTTCGATCAGCACCCGCGAGGCGATCGTGAAGGGCGACGCCGACGCGATGTACGAGTACACGGGCACGGCCTGGATCACGTACCTCGGCCACGCCGAACCGATCGTGGACCCGCAGAAGCAGTGGGAGGCGGTGCGCGACGCGGACCGCGCGAACGGGGTGGTCTGGCTGCCGCAGTCCACCCTCGACAACACCTACGCGCTCGCCATCAGCCGCAAGAACAACGAGAAGTACAAGCTCAGGACGCTCTCCGACGCGGCGGCGCTCGCGAAGAAGGACCCGTCGGCGGTGACGCTGTGCGTGGAGAACGAGTTCGCCTCGCGCGACGACGGGCTGCCGGGGATGCAGAAGGCGTACGGGATGAGCCTGCCGGCCTCGAACATCCAGAAGATGGACGCGGGGATCATCTACACCCAGGTCTCGAAGTCCGACTCGTGCCTGCTCGGCGAGGTGTACACGACGGACGGCCGGATCAAGGCGATGGACCTGACCGTCCTGGAGGACGACAAGCACTTCTTCCCCAACTACAACGCGGCGCCGGAGCTGAACGGCAAGGCCTTCGCCGAGCACCCGGAGATCGCGGACCTGCTGAACCCGGTGACGGCGAAGCTGACGACGGAGGTGGCGCAGGACCTCAACGCCAAGGTGGACGTGGAGGGGCAGGACCCGCACGAGGTGGCGAAGGAGTGGCTGATCAAGGAGGGCTTCATCAAGGGAAGTTGAGTCGCCACCCCGCCCCTGGAGAAGTTGCAAAGAAGTTCTGCAAAAAAGGCTTGCAGAGAGCTCTTTGCAACTCTACGGTTGTTCCATGCCCGAGAACGAGCACGAGAAGAACGAGCGCGGGACGAGCGAGCGCGCGGAGAACCAGCGCGGGAACGAAGCGCCGGTGAGCCGGGTCCTCGACCCGCGCTCCCTGCGGGCGCTCGCCCACCCGCTGCGCATCCAGATGCTGCGCGCCCTGCGCCACCACGGCCCGGCCACCGCCTCCCAACTCGCCGAGCGGCTCGGCGAGTCGAGCGGTGCCACCAGCTACCACCTGCGCCAGCTCGCGGCCCACGGCTTCGTCGAGGACGCCCCGGAGCTCGGCAAGGGCCGGGAGCGCTGGTGGCGGGCCATGCAGCAGGGCACCACGTTCGACGGTGCGCTGTACAAGAACCCCGACCCGGAGGTCCAGGGTGCCGTCGAGGTCTACCTCCACGAGATCGCGAACATCCACACCACGGAGCTCAACACCTACCTCGGCACCCGCGACCAGTGGGACGACGTCTGGCGGGACTCCTCCGACATGAGCGACTTCACGCTCCACCTCTCGCCCGAGCGCGCACACGAGCTCAACGAGAAGATCCACACGCTGATCGACGAGTACCGGGACAGCGCCGACCCCGAGGCGGCGGACGCCCAGCGGATACGGATGCACCTGCACGCCTTCCCCCAGCACGGCGTCAACTGACCCCGCCCCTCCTGCTCGCCCGCTCCCCCGCCCTCCGCCCCCACGCAGCACCTACCGGAAAGGCCACCATCACCATGCACGCCGACATCCACCTGACGCTGCACCACCTCGCCGACGCCGAACGCGAGCTGTCCGCCGTTCCCGTCGCCGCCCCTGCCGCCACCGTCGGGCCGCCCTTGCGCGTCCAACTCGGATGGCGGGTCGTCGAGTTCGGTCTGCGGCTCGCGCTGCCCGAGGGCCACCGCGCCACCGCCTCCCGCGCCGCGCACGCCGTCGCCGCCTGACCGACGCCCGAAACCGGGGGGAACCACCGTGCCCGCGCGCACCGACACACACGCACGCCCGATCTCACACTCACCCACGGCGTCCCGTCTGCCACTGGCCGCCGTCCTGTCGGCCAACGCCATCTCCATCAGCGGCAATTCGCTCACCCTCATCGGCGTCCCGTGGTTCGCCCTGGAGACCACCGGGAGCGCCGGCAAGGCCGGCCTGGTCGCCTTCTGTGCCGCCGTGCCCGTGGTCGTCTCCGCCATCGCGGGCGGTCCGGTCATCGACCGGATCGGCCGCCGCCGGGTCTCCGTCGCCTCCGACCTGATCTGCGCCCTCGCGCTCGCCGCGATCCCGCTGCTCAACCGGGCCGGTGTGCTGCAGTTCTGGATGCTGTGCGCGCTGATGGCCGTCACCGGCCTCTTCCACGCCCCCGGCGAGACCTCGCGCCATGTCCTCGTCCCCGACCTCGCCCAGCGCGCCGGCACCCCGCTGTCCCGCGCCGCCAGCCTCTACGACGCCGTCTCGCGCGGCGCCCGGATGACCGGCGCCGCCGTCGGCGGCCTCCTTGTCGCGCTGATAGGCGCCGACACGGTGCTTTACGTGGACGCCGGTACGTTCCTGCTGTCGGCGCTGCTCGTCCTGGCTGGCCTGCGGGGCGTCCCGGCGGCCGAACCGCTGCGCGACGCACCGGCGTTGAGCCTCGCCGCCTACCGCGCCGATCTGCGCGAGGGCTACTCCTTCCTGCTGCGCACCCGGCTGCTGCTCGCCGTCGACCTGATGGTGATGGTCACCAACGGGCTCGCCCTGAGCTGGAGCGCGGTGCTGCTGCCGATCCACGCCCGCGAGGAGCTCGGCGGCTCGGCCGCGCAGGGTCTGCTGGTCGCCGTCTTCGGCGGCAGCGCCCTCGCCGGCGCGCTGCTCTACGGCGCGGTGGGCCACCGCTTCCCGCGCCGGCCGGTCTTCACCGCCGGCTTCCTGATATCCGCCGCGCCGATCCTCACGGCCGCGTTCACCGACACCATCGCGCCGATGGTGGTGGCGGGGGCGTTGGGCGGGCTCGGCGCCGGGGTGCTCAACCCGATCCTCACCACCGCGTTCTACGAGGTGGTGCCGGAGGAGCTGCGCAGCCGCGTGGGCGGCGCCAGCACGGCCGCCGTGCTGCTCACCACCCCGCTCGGCGGCCTGGCCGCCGGCTTCCTGGTCGAGAGCGTGGGCATCACCTGGGCGCTGCTCACGATCGGCGGCGCGTTCGCCCTGACCACCCTCTCGCCGCTGCTGTTCCCGGTCTGGCGCGAGCTGGACGCCCCGGCCGGGCCGTCGGCTGAGGCCGGCACAGGTCCTAGCAGCTCGGGACCTGCGACTCCTGCCCCTGTTCCAGTGCCCGGAGGGACGCCACCGCGTCGCTGAGCGCGGTGACGGGAACCAGGCGCAGCCCCTTGGGCAGTTCGGCCCGGGCGTCGGAGCACTCGGCCTTCGGGACGAGGAAGACGGTGGCGCCGTCGCGGGCGGCGGCCTGCGTCTTCAGGGACACCCCGCCGACCGCGCCGACGGTGCCGTCGGGCTCGATCGTGCCCGTACCGGCGACGGTCCGGCCGCCGGTCAGGTCGCCGCCGTCGCCGTCCCCGTCGATCTTGTCGACGATGCCGAGGGAGAAGAGCAGTCCGGCGCTCGGGCCGCCGACGTCGGCGAGGTGGAGGGTGACCTTGACCTTCTTCGGGTCCAGCTTGAGGTAGCCGAGGGCGGCGAGGGCGGCGGCGTCCTGCGACTCCTTCATCTGCCCCAGGTTGTGCTGCTCGATCTCCTCGTCGGACTGGCCCGTCGGATAGACCGAGGACTTCGGCAGCACCGCCCGGTCGGTGCGGAACCAGGCGTCGGCCACATCGCCCAGGTCGATCGACGCGGACGGCCCGGTCGCCAGGATCGTCGTCATCCTCAGCTGTCCGTCGGTCGGGCGGACCGGGGCTCCGGTGACGGTGATCACCTCGCGCCCCTGGTCCTTGCCGAGCACATTGGCGGTGGTGCCAGGCTGTGCGATGGCGTACGGCAGCGGCGCGAGCCCGGCGACGGCGAACAGCGCGACGACGGGCAGGGCGCAGAGCGCGAGGGCACGGGTGCGCGGGAGACTGGCGAGACGGGAGAGCACGCCCCCAGGCTACTGGGCGCCCGCCCCGGGCCCTGCTACGGCAGGTGGCGGGCGAAGAAGCCGCCCACCCGGCGCCGTACCGCCGCGATCGTCCGGTCCGGGTCGCCGGGGCCCACGAGCGCGGCCCGCGCCTCCGCGGTGACGAGCCCCGCGGCCTGCAGCCGGGGCACCAGGGCCGCGTAGTCGGTGAACGCCCAGTGGTTCGCGTCCCGCAGCCGTGCCCGCTCCCCCGGGACCCCCGCCCAGGAGGAGTCGATGCGGGCGGCGCCCTCGGTGAAGCCGTCGGTGCGGAAGAGGAGCAGGGGCCGGCCGGTGTCCGGGACGGGGTCCAGGTCGAGGTAGCCCTCCAGGTTGGCGACGGCGCGGACGCGGGGGTCGGCACCGGCGGCGTACACGGCGGCGGTGCCGCCCGCGGAGTGCCCGTAGATCCCGATGCCGGAGGCCTCCGGCAGCAGCCGGGGTACCTGGCCGAGGACGAAGCGGAGGTCGGCCACCCGGGTGTCGATCATGGTGCGGAAGGTCGCCGGGTCCGGCGGCCCGTGCAGGGCGGTGGTGCGCAGTCCGCTCGGCAGTTCCACCTGGCTGGCGTCGCCGGGGTGGTCGACGAGGACCACGGTCCGGCCGTGGCT from Streptomyces fradiae includes:
- a CDS encoding MFS transporter, whose amino-acid sequence is MPARTDTHARPISHSPTASRLPLAAVLSANAISISGNSLTLIGVPWFALETTGSAGKAGLVAFCAAVPVVVSAIAGGPVIDRIGRRRVSVASDLICALALAAIPLLNRAGVLQFWMLCALMAVTGLFHAPGETSRHVLVPDLAQRAGTPLSRAASLYDAVSRGARMTGAAVGGLLVALIGADTVLYVDAGTFLLSALLVLAGLRGVPAAEPLRDAPALSLAAYRADLREGYSFLLRTRLLLAVDLMVMVTNGLALSWSAVLLPIHAREELGGSAAQGLLVAVFGGSALAGALLYGAVGHRFPRRPVFTAGFLISAAPILTAAFTDTIAPMVVAGALGGLGAGVLNPILTTAFYEVVPEELRSRVGGASTAAVLLTTPLGGLAAGFLVESVGITWALLTIGGAFALTTLSPLLFPVWRELDAPAGPSAEAGTGPSSSGPATPAPVPVPGGTPPRR
- a CDS encoding glycine betaine ABC transporter substrate-binding protein encodes the protein MLLAGGLAGVLALAVGGCGLKSGSPMVDDVSPGSVGQGRPLEGASLTVTSKNFSENIILGQMIGLVFKAAGAEVLDRTNLAGSISTREAIVKGDADAMYEYTGTAWITYLGHAEPIVDPQKQWEAVRDADRANGVVWLPQSTLDNTYALAISRKNNEKYKLRTLSDAAALAKKDPSAVTLCVENEFASRDDGLPGMQKAYGMSLPASNIQKMDAGIIYTQVSKSDSCLLGEVYTTDGRIKAMDLTVLEDDKHFFPNYNAAPELNGKAFAEHPEIADLLNPVTAKLTTEVAQDLNAKVDVEGQDPHEVAKEWLIKEGFIKGS
- a CDS encoding alpha/beta hydrolase family protein, with the protein product MTSRRTLLKGALIAPIAAHSPSRPALPLPAPTGPYPVGLRTLALTDPSRTDPWVGGVREVMLTVLYPAAGVRGCPRAPQLTPAEARAFAELAPWIHQGLPAEGTVDWGSVRTHGHIGAPPLPGRRPVLLYSPGGGDARSLGSGLAEDLASHGRTVVLVDHPGDASQVELPSGLRTTALHGPPDPATFRTMIDTRVADLRFVLGQVPRLLPEASGIGIYGHSAGGTAAVYAAGADPRVRAVANLEGYLDLDPVPDTGRPLLLFRTDGFTEGAARIDSSWAGVPGERARLRDANHWAFTDYAALVPRLQAAGLVTAEARAALVGPGDPDRTIAAVRRRVGGFFARHLP
- a CDS encoding ABC transporter permease, yielding MVEGPAGEERPAEEEPPPPLPAAPPRRITWRKLVFLPAFVAVVLLATFLWISNVDLDSIARNALAEGVVWLRLRQHIQLTAISTFWVLIIAIPLGIALTRRGLSRAAPVFTTIANIGQATPAIGLLALLVIWLGVGASTAIIGMVIYAVLPVLSNTVAGLKAIDPQLVEASRGIGMSPFGTLSKVELPLAVPLILAGVRTALVLNVGTATLATFGGGGGLGDLITSGIQTQRMPVLVLGSVLTVSLALIVDWLASLAELMLTPRGLEASA
- a CDS encoding betaine/proline/choline family ABC transporter ATP-binding protein (Members of the family are the ATP-binding subunit of ABC transporters for substrates such as betaine, L-proline or other amino acids, choline, carnitine, etc. The substrate specificity is best determined from the substrate-binding subunit, rather than this subunit, as it interacts with the permease subunit and not with substrate directly.), giving the protein MSVNGMNGTGGVHGATSGASIELEGLTKRYPGNPNPAVDDVNMEIKAGETVIFVGPSGCGKSTTLKMINRLIEPTAGRIRIGDEDVTKIDPVKLRRKVGYAIQSSGLFPHMTVAENIALVPRMVGWSKSRTKDRVEEMLDLVGLDPREFHGRYPRQLSGGQQQRVGVARALAADPPVLLMDEPFGAVDPITRDHLQDELIRLQHELRKTIVFVTHDFDEAIKLGDRIAVLRERSHIAQFDTPEAILTNPTDDFVSGFVGAGAALKRLNLTRVRDVGIADFPTVTVDDPLQSIFNTLREGRHNELLMLDRRGRPYKWLRRGDLMRAKGSLARAGTLVHDTVTRDATLHDALEAVLLDSGGRVAVTGRRGEYIGVVDMETLMNSVHELLEADRLTAIEHQHDLEEHRAHLTEQELEGGA
- a CDS encoding ArsR/SmtB family transcription factor, with translation MPENEHEKNERGTSERAENQRGNEAPVSRVLDPRSLRALAHPLRIQMLRALRHHGPATASQLAERLGESSGATSYHLRQLAAHGFVEDAPELGKGRERWWRAMQQGTTFDGALYKNPDPEVQGAVEVYLHEIANIHTTELNTYLGTRDQWDDVWRDSSDMSDFTLHLSPERAHELNEKIHTLIDEYRDSADPEAADAQRIRMHLHAFPQHGVN
- a CDS encoding S16 family serine protease, whose protein sequence is MLSRLASLPRTRALALCALPVVALFAVAGLAPLPYAIAQPGTTANVLGKDQGREVITVTGAPVRPTDGQLRMTTILATGPSASIDLGDVADAWFRTDRAVLPKSSVYPTGQSDEEIEQHNLGQMKESQDAAALAALGYLKLDPKKVKVTLHLADVGGPSAGLLFSLGIVDKIDGDGDGGDLTGGRTVAGTGTIEPDGTVGAVGGVSLKTQAAARDGATVFLVPKAECSDARAELPKGLRLVPVTALSDAVASLRALEQGQESQVPSC